A DNA window from Streptomyces sp. 71268 contains the following coding sequences:
- a CDS encoding DUF6230 family protein, which produces MRDEQGRHVVGRVRWRRFAVLSVPGFAVTTALAVALANGALAASFAVSGQQFKVAADDLKGDGFAQYGSVDTNARGDLLPVAVTAIKKAEISNLCQSVVTKLPIVGSISLKLSAGTGSKPVQATDLYMDATDIAGDASFNNIEIGRDASTLDKGPDGAQGMQDAFSQQADDIRIAKLRTVAWATTAGTFKLNGLSMKISKGKKECF; this is translated from the coding sequence ATGAGAGATGAGCAAGGAAGACATGTAGTAGGCCGGGTGAGATGGCGAAGATTCGCCGTGCTCTCGGTGCCGGGGTTCGCCGTGACGACCGCGCTGGCCGTCGCCCTGGCCAACGGCGCGCTCGCCGCGTCCTTCGCCGTCTCCGGCCAGCAGTTCAAGGTGGCGGCCGACGACCTCAAGGGGGACGGCTTCGCCCAGTACGGCAGCGTGGACACCAACGCGCGCGGCGACCTGCTGCCGGTGGCGGTGACGGCCATCAAGAAGGCCGAGATCAGCAACCTGTGCCAGTCGGTGGTCACCAAGCTGCCGATCGTCGGGTCGATCTCGCTCAAGCTCTCGGCGGGCACGGGCTCCAAGCCGGTCCAGGCCACGGACCTGTACATGGACGCCACCGACATCGCCGGAGACGCGAGCTTCAACAACATCGAGATCGGTCGCGACGCCTCCACGCTCGACAAGGGGCCGGACGGCGCGCAGGGCATGCAGGACGCGTTCTCCCAGCAGGCCGACGACATTCGCATCGCCAAGCTCCGCACGGTCGCCTGGGCCACCACCGCGGGCACCTTCAAGCTCAACGGGCTGAGCATGAAGATCAGCAAGGGCAAGAAGGAATGCTTCTGA
- a CDS encoding DUF6114 domain-containing protein codes for MLLTFRRWRRGRPFWGGLITVAAGAEIAAIPLAPMKVMVLQGVTGVVSVMMGLVLVVMGLSAWFAPYYRGLAGVLAVLVAAGALVLSNLGGFFVGTIVGVVGGSLIFAWQPLPPATRSDPPAEPDATPDGDPGAEPDGSASPRTYDAPVSRDANTTPPRVAGRLAEAGGTAGAQGPAADPSTP; via the coding sequence ATGCTTCTGACCTTCCGGAGATGGCGCAGGGGCCGGCCGTTCTGGGGTGGGCTGATCACCGTCGCCGCGGGGGCGGAGATCGCCGCGATTCCGCTGGCACCCATGAAGGTCATGGTGCTCCAGGGCGTCACCGGCGTGGTGTCCGTCATGATGGGGCTCGTCCTGGTGGTGATGGGACTCAGCGCCTGGTTCGCGCCCTACTACCGCGGCCTCGCGGGCGTCCTGGCCGTGCTGGTCGCGGCCGGCGCCCTGGTCCTGTCCAACCTCGGCGGGTTCTTCGTCGGCACGATCGTCGGGGTCGTGGGTGGCAGCCTCATCTTCGCCTGGCAGCCCCTGCCGCCCGCGACACGGTCGGACCCGCCGGCCGAGCCCGACGCCACGCCGGACGGCGACCCCGGAGCCGAACCCGACGGGTCGGCTTCACCCCGTACGTACGACGCTCCCGTCAGCCGCGACGCGAACACCACACCCCCGCGTGTCGCGGGCCGGCTGGCGGAGGCGGGCGGCACGGCCGGCGCCCAGGGACCGGCCGCCGACCCGTCGACGCCGTAG
- a CDS encoding metallophosphoesterase, producing MRLLLTSDTHLPRRAKALPPPLLDEVERADVVIHAGDWVDVATLDLLEERAERLVGVWGNNDGPALRERLPEVAYAELGGLRFGVVHETGPAQGRERRCAERFPDLDVLVFGHSHIPWDSVSADGRLRLLNPGSPTDRRRQPYCTYLTATASAGRLTDVELHRLPRNR from the coding sequence GTGCGACTGTTGCTGACCTCGGACACCCATCTGCCCCGGCGCGCCAAGGCGCTGCCGCCACCGCTGCTCGACGAGGTGGAACGCGCGGACGTCGTCATCCACGCCGGGGACTGGGTCGACGTCGCCACGCTCGACCTGCTGGAGGAACGCGCCGAGCGGCTGGTCGGCGTCTGGGGCAACAACGACGGGCCGGCGCTGCGGGAGAGGCTGCCCGAGGTGGCGTACGCGGAACTCGGCGGGTTGCGGTTCGGGGTGGTGCACGAGACCGGGCCGGCCCAGGGGCGCGAGCGTCGCTGCGCCGAGCGCTTTCCCGACCTCGACGTGCTGGTCTTCGGGCACAGCCACATCCCGTGGGACAGCGTGAGCGCGGACGGCCGGCTGCGGTTGCTCAACCCGGGCTCACCGACCGACCGGCGACGACAGCCCTACTGCACCTACCTGACGGCGACCGCGTCGGCCGGCCGGCTCACCGACGTGGAGCTGCACCGCCTGCCCAGGAACCGATGA
- a CDS encoding GNAT family N-acetyltransferase translates to MVGSPRLREITPDNIDAALGLRVRPDQERLVAPVVKSLAEAYVHPGIAWPRLIYAGEAAVGFLMGFFDVDWTGDGTDLRSGLWRLNIAAGQQGRGYGRFAVASVAAEVRRRGGTRMTTTWHPGPDGPAAFYLGLGFRPTGETSGDQTVGVLELGPR, encoded by the coding sequence ATGGTTGGCTCACCGCGTCTACGAGAGATCACCCCGGACAACATCGACGCCGCGCTCGGCCTGCGGGTCCGCCCCGACCAGGAGCGTCTGGTGGCCCCGGTGGTGAAGTCCCTCGCCGAGGCGTACGTCCATCCCGGCATTGCCTGGCCGCGGCTCATCTACGCGGGGGAGGCAGCCGTTGGCTTCCTCATGGGCTTCTTCGACGTGGACTGGACCGGCGACGGCACGGATCTGCGCTCCGGGCTCTGGCGGCTCAACATCGCCGCCGGCCAGCAGGGGCGGGGGTACGGGCGGTTCGCGGTGGCGTCCGTGGCCGCCGAGGTCCGGCGTCGCGGTGGCACCCGTATGACGACCACCTGGCACCCGGGGCCGGACGGACCGGCGGCCTTCTACCTGGGACTAGGCTTCCGCCCCACCGGCGAGACCAGCGGGGACCAGACCGTGGGAGTGCTGGAGCTGGGGCCTCGCTGA
- a CDS encoding M28 family peptidase, whose product MGEVNEVGESSLTSNWSAVEKYFEQAPTSREMMGWIEHIYNQGIRRAGYPADSWIEEWAAEQFRQTGLDDVRLEPLNTPIWRPKSAHFEIWPTGKPDEVTRFSGLALPYSTPTEGTEGRLARMEDGEVSGGIAVQEIAFSQVPQSQMAERATDSYDPEGVLPDLVQTVPFDLPHVLDFDVAAKNGATAYVGLLTGVPWETSDFYWPYDAERRPIPGIWLSGNDGRTVRELMASGDCEGRIVSDATLTEETTHNVVGTLPGASDHWVIIGSHHDGPWASAVEDASGVSLVLAQAKFWASVPRELRPHNMLFLLTSGHMAGAAGTQAFIADHQDLFPKVVLEMHLEHVARRADVIDGEVVPSDDPEVRWWFATQAPALEHLVLDSLAAEDIKRSWLLSPTALAPNPATDGAYFYYTGVPLVQYICTPIYIFDPRDTPDKVDEPSLVPLSKAAARIIAGTAGCDPDTLRVPLENAAATTPSEADAAAQES is encoded by the coding sequence ATGGGCGAGGTTAACGAAGTTGGGGAGTCCTCTCTCACGAGCAACTGGTCCGCGGTGGAGAAGTATTTCGAGCAGGCGCCCACCTCGCGGGAGATGATGGGCTGGATCGAGCACATCTACAACCAGGGAATTCGGCGGGCCGGATATCCGGCCGACAGTTGGATCGAGGAATGGGCCGCCGAACAGTTCCGACAGACGGGCCTCGACGATGTCCGGCTCGAACCGCTGAACACCCCCATCTGGCGCCCCAAGTCGGCGCACTTCGAGATCTGGCCCACCGGCAAGCCCGACGAGGTCACCCGCTTCTCCGGCCTGGCCCTGCCGTACTCGACCCCCACCGAGGGGACCGAGGGGCGGCTGGCGCGCATGGAGGACGGTGAGGTGAGCGGCGGGATCGCGGTGCAGGAGATCGCCTTCTCGCAGGTGCCGCAGTCGCAGATGGCCGAGCGCGCCACGGACTCGTACGACCCGGAGGGCGTGCTGCCCGACCTCGTGCAGACCGTGCCCTTCGACCTGCCGCACGTGCTCGACTTCGACGTCGCGGCCAAGAACGGCGCCACCGCCTACGTCGGCCTGCTGACCGGCGTGCCCTGGGAGACCAGCGACTTCTACTGGCCCTACGACGCGGAGCGACGCCCCATCCCCGGCATCTGGCTCAGCGGCAACGACGGCCGCACGGTCCGCGAGCTGATGGCCTCCGGCGACTGCGAGGGCCGCATCGTCTCCGACGCCACCCTCACCGAGGAGACCACCCACAACGTCGTCGGCACCCTGCCCGGCGCCTCCGACCACTGGGTGATCATCGGCTCACACCACGACGGCCCGTGGGCCTCGGCGGTCGAGGACGCCTCCGGCGTCTCGCTGGTCCTGGCACAGGCCAAGTTCTGGGCGTCGGTGCCACGGGAACTGCGCCCGCACAACATGCTGTTCCTGCTGACGTCCGGACACATGGCAGGGGCGGCGGGAACCCAGGCGTTCATCGCGGACCACCAGGATCTGTTCCCGAAGGTCGTCCTGGAGATGCACCTGGAGCACGTCGCCCGCCGCGCCGACGTGATCGACGGCGAGGTCGTTCCCAGCGACGACCCCGAGGTGCGCTGGTGGTTCGCGACCCAGGCACCCGCGCTGGAACACCTGGTACTCGACTCGCTCGCCGCGGAGGACATCAAGCGCTCCTGGCTGCTGTCCCCGACCGCGCTCGCCCCCAACCCGGCGACGGACGGCGCGTACTTCTACTACACGGGCGTCCCGCTCGTGCAGTACATCTGCACCCCGATCTACATCTTCGACCCGCGGGACACCCCCGACAAGGTGGACGAGCCGAGCCTGGTGCCGCTCTCCAAGGCGGCGGCCCGCATCATCGCCGGCACCGCCGGCTGCGACCCGGACACGCTGCGCGTCCCGCTGGAGAACGCGGCGGCGACCACCCCGAGCGAGGCCGACGCGGCGGCACAGGAGAGCTGA
- a CDS encoding alpha/beta fold hydrolase, with product MTAPTTDPRTWIRQFHPAADDAVRLVCFPHAGGSASFYFPVSAQLSPAVDVRAVQYPGRQDRRAEPTIDDLHRLADALVPALRPLADRPLAFFGHSMGAVVAYEVALRLAAAGAPPLVRLFVSGRRAPSRVRAESVHERDDQGIVAELQRLSGTDAGLLDDPETRAMILPAIRGDYRAIETYRATPGSTVHAPLSVLVGDSDPQVTLDEARAWSEHTTGPLDLRVFPGGHFYLSERSGEVIRLVADELANAARPDATPRA from the coding sequence ATGACAGCACCGACGACCGACCCGCGGACCTGGATCAGGCAATTTCACCCGGCGGCGGACGACGCCGTGCGACTCGTGTGCTTTCCGCACGCGGGCGGCTCGGCGAGCTTCTACTTCCCGGTCTCGGCCCAGCTCTCCCCCGCCGTGGACGTGCGCGCCGTGCAGTACCCGGGCCGGCAGGACCGCCGTGCCGAGCCCACCATCGACGACCTGCACCGACTGGCCGACGCGCTCGTTCCCGCACTGCGCCCGCTGGCCGACCGTCCGTTGGCGTTCTTCGGGCACAGCATGGGCGCGGTCGTGGCGTACGAGGTGGCCCTGCGGCTGGCCGCGGCCGGTGCGCCGCCGCTGGTCAGGCTGTTCGTCTCGGGGCGGCGGGCGCCCTCGCGGGTGCGCGCCGAGTCGGTGCACGAGCGGGACGACCAGGGGATCGTGGCCGAACTCCAGCGGTTGAGCGGGACGGACGCGGGGTTGTTGGACGACCCGGAAACGCGGGCGATGATCCTGCCCGCGATCCGCGGCGACTACCGCGCGATCGAGACCTACCGCGCGACCCCGGGCTCCACCGTGCACGCCCCGCTCAGTGTCCTTGTCGGCGACAGCGACCCGCAGGTGACGCTGGACGAGGCCAGGGCCTGGTCCGAGCACACCACCGGCCCGCTTGACCTGCGCGTCTTCCCGGGTGGGCACTTCTACCTCAGCGAGCGCAGTGGCGAGGTCATCCGGCTCGTCGCGGACGAGTTGGCCAACGCGGCGCGGCCCGACGCGACGCCGCGCGCCTGA
- a CDS encoding DUF1579 family protein has protein sequence MSTQKPEGRERRRLAPVRWRGAPLGIAGASALGLALFAVAPVGAEPAPRNAADSAPQQHTRPHKPRTLPAPPQIRGLDFLLGRFTCDYAPPPGSKPATMTMTTKRAMGGHYLYTDATMQPGDVVGRATFGWDPVAKKFINQYHDNWGSNGNYAAAPWKDGHLIFTGSLSQVVKPDPSGETTGVPISLHDDYQVVNKNHFTNHQTMTFSDGTVLKGTYDCRRA, from the coding sequence GTGAGTACCCAGAAACCAGAGGGGCGGGAGCGGCGCCGGCTGGCCCCGGTGCGGTGGCGAGGCGCCCCGCTCGGCATAGCCGGCGCGTCGGCGCTGGGCCTGGCCCTGTTCGCCGTCGCACCGGTGGGCGCGGAGCCGGCGCCCCGGAACGCGGCCGACTCCGCGCCGCAGCAGCACACCAGGCCGCACAAGCCGCGCACCCTGCCCGCGCCTCCGCAGATCCGGGGCCTTGACTTCCTGCTCGGCAGGTTCACGTGCGACTACGCGCCGCCGCCCGGCTCCAAGCCGGCGACGATGACGATGACCACGAAGCGCGCCATGGGCGGGCACTACCTCTATACCGACGCCACGATGCAGCCCGGTGACGTGGTCGGCCGAGCGACGTTCGGCTGGGACCCGGTGGCGAAGAAGTTCATCAACCAGTACCACGACAACTGGGGCAGCAACGGGAACTACGCCGCCGCTCCCTGGAAGGACGGGCACCTCATCTTCACTGGCTCGCTCAGCCAGGTGGTGAAGCCCGATCCCAGCGGGGAGACCACGGGCGTCCCGATCAGCCTGCACGACGATTACCAGGTGGTGAACAAGAACCACTTCACCAACCATCAGACCATGACGTTCTCGGACGGCACGGTTTTGAAGGGCACGTACGACTGTCGCCGCGCATAA